In Nicotiana tabacum cultivar K326 chromosome 19, ASM71507v2, whole genome shotgun sequence, one DNA window encodes the following:
- the LOC107800863 gene encoding rho GTPase-activating protein 2 isoform X2: MIVSVFGISAESMQCSYDTRGNSVPTILLLMQERLYSQGGLKAEGIFRINPENSHEEEVRDQLNRGIVPDDINVHCLAGLIKAWFRELPAGVLDGLSPEQVLQCSTEEEFIELVEQLKPTETALLNWAIELMADVVEQEESNKMNARNIAMVFAPNMTQMSDPLTALMHAVQVMNLLKALIVKTLRERGETEDGGYSTMSSSFSDRQTEKEFDTQREMETRCESTGPASEDDDEQPRYSYSSEDRDEIESLSEMEGSFLRQLDENDHAKNDFRKQLEGILCSEHDNPTSSSTFDGDSSCLNDSK; the protein is encoded by the exons ATGAT CGTCAGCGTTTTTGGTATCTCTGCAGAGTCGATGCAGTGTTCTTATGATACAAGAGGCAACAGTGTCCCGACTATTCTCCTGTTAATGCAGGAACGCTTATACTCACAAGGTGGTCTGAAG GCTGAAGGAATTTTTCGAATAAACCCAGAGAATAGCCATGAGGAGGAAGTAAGGGACCAGCTCAACAGAGGGATTGTGCCCGACGATATAAATGTCCACTGTTTGGCCGGTCTCATCAAAGCTTGGTTCCGAGAGCTTCCAGCAGGTGTGCTTGACGGGCTTTCACCAGAACAGGTTTTGCAGTGCAGCACGGAGGAAGAATTTATCGAGCTTGTGGAACAGCTTAAACCAACTGAGACCGCGTTGCTCAACTGGGCAATTGAGCTAATGGCTGATGTTGTTGAGCAAGAGGAATCCAACAAAATGAATGCCAGAAATATTGCGATGGTTTTCGCCCCAAATATGACACAG ATGTCTGATCCATTGACAGCGCTCATGCACGCTGTTCAAGTGATGAACTTACTGAAGGCCCTGATTGTGAAAACACTACGAGAACGTGGAGAGACAGAAGATGGAGGATATTCAACCATGTCATCTAGTTTTTCTGATAGACAAACTGAGAAGGAATTTGACACTCAACGAGAGATGGAGACTAGATGTGAATCAACAGGGCCCGCATCAGAAGATGATGATGAGCAACCTCGTTACAGCTACAGCAGTGAAGACAGAGATGAAATCGAATCACTGAGTGAAATGGAAGGAAGCTTCCTACGGCAATTGGATGAGAACGATCATGCAAAAAATGACTTCCGGAAACAGCTAGAAGGAATTTTGTGTAGTGAACACGATAACCCCACGAGTTCTTCCACTTTTGATGGAGATTCTTCGTGTTTAAATGATAGTAAATAA